Part of the Rhinolophus sinicus isolate RSC01 linkage group LG14, ASM3656204v1, whole genome shotgun sequence genome is shown below.
aaatattataagaaatttgGAATCTCCTTCATACCCATTTTTCTAGTCAGACCGGGCCCAAACATGAGTATAGGGCCCAAGAATCAGTTTGTTTAATCTTAACTAACATTGTGAACTTTTTAACTGATAGATTGATCAATTTTTTAAGTCTTTACTTCAAAAAGGTAAAATAGCTTTTGTATAGCTGGCCAGTGTACAGGAAAGgacattttcacttttctggaCTATTCCAGGTAACACATTTATGCTAATCTGTGGAGTATCCGAAGCTTGATGTTTTGTTATTTGGACCAAAGTCAGTGACAAGTTATGGCTCGCATGTTTTAGTTTAAGAGCAATAAGCCAGAGAAGAAATCCTCCTGCACTCCAAACTGGACTTCTTCAtagcgtgtgtgtatgtgcgcgcACGTGTATGTGCACGTGCTTGGGGCTTGTTGAGATTCTTGGATCTataaatttatagttttcatcaaatttggaaaatttttggccattatttcttcaaatatattttccatccacAACCCACCCTCTTTTTTTTCAGGGACTCTAATTACACATTAGGATACTAGAAGTTGTCTCCTACTTCACTggtcctgttttcattttctttctcattctgtttcattttggataggtTCTAATGCTATGATGTTTTTAtgttcactaatcttttcttctacaATATCTAATCTGCTCTTAATCCCATCCAATGTATCAGTTTTCATCTCCAGAAGTCAGATTTTGgtctttttatgtctttcatgACTCACCTTAGCTGAGATATGACTCTTCACAGTATTCTGTCACATGCCTGATGAAGTAAGATGTTCTTCTTTCTGGCTGTTGGGAACTGGCGCTATTTCCAGTGCAGTGTGCGGACTGAgtgttatttcacttaatcctttGAAATGGTTCTTTCCCAGGTCTGATTTGTCTCATACTCATAACTGATCACTGCTCTGCTGTATGCTTGAGGGGAATTCCCTGCAGATCTCAGAAATTCTCTCTCTGAACAGCTTTCTCCTTTTCCTAGCCACCTTGGTCTCTCCAGACTCTCATCTCCATCTTCTCAACTTAGGGACTCGGCTAGGCTGTGCCTCAGTTGCCCCTTCCTGCACCACAGCCTGGAGACCCTCTCAACGCAGTGAGCTGGGCTCATAccttttctttcccatccctCAGGGATGGCTGTGCTTTGTTACCTAATGACCACTGTTTTGAAAACCactatttaatgtatttttttcattttgttgtcatttcaggtgagaaaaataaatccaatctCTGCTACTCCATCTTGGCTAGAAATCTGCTGTGtgattaataatattttagttCTTCATTTGAGTGGTGTGTTCATAAGTGTTCATTTGCTTATTGTGCCTCATAGCCATATacacattctttcatttctatgaaatattgcataacttttttttctttaagatctaattggctttatttagTGGTTCATGAATGGGCAGCATCCTATTTGGCAGCTAGAAAGGTACTCCcgcataaattttttaaagtcctgaaaagaaagatttttttctcccctgggATAGAACAAGGGCAAAAGAAGTAGGAAGAGTTTGTGGCAACCTCCTACCCTCCCTACCTTCCTGACTCCTCTACTCCTTCTATTCACAAGCCCCCATCTTGATCAACTCTCTCCTATTCCCCATGTCACTGAGCGTGTTTTCCTGACTCACCAAGATGGTTGAGGGAATTGATGCTACCTTGGGGGACAGGAAAGAGCAGGAGTTTTCATACCCTAGGCTCCCACAAACCATTTATAATACTAGGTGAGGGCCTTTCCGAATAGTGTTGACTCACACTACCAGTGAAAATTTAGGGGAGGGGTTCATGGGAAGAGTTCATGTTCCAGATAATAGCTATTTTTAGAAACACAAGCTACGTAAACGTTTGAACCCTTCTCACCTTCCCCTCTAGCCTTTTCAACCTGGCCGGAACCCTTTGCTGCTGTGGGGCTGGAACAAAATCAAAATGCAGTGATTTGCTATCTTGGGAATGATGGAAAATGTGTATAAAAGCAGACAGAGATTTATAATGATTTGATCAAAAAAAGCTTAGGAAGAAATCTCAAGGGCACACAGGAAAATTAGACAAAGGACTTGATGAATCTGTTCATGATGACAAAAAAGGTGGGGTTAGGGGAAAAGGAAATGGACAAGGGCATCCCAAATTGAAACAATCTATAAAAGACAAATTGTAACACCACCAAAAAATTAACTGTAAAGACTAgatgataaaaacagaaagttatagatgaagataaaatttttaaaagttgattgaATCACTTTGAGGATGCAGGAACCAAGGAAAGGTCTATCTATCAAGATCAAGTagtaagaataagaataaaaaataagaaccaGAAAGATGGCATTGGGAGAAAGACTTAACTGGCTATTGCTGGCTTAGAAGATGGAAGGAAGTCATGACCTAAGGAATGTGggtggcttctagaagctggaaaaggcaagacatGGATTctccttagagcctccagaagggaaCCCAGTCCTGccgacactttgattttagcccagtgaaatcTATTGCACACTTCTGACCtacaaaactgtaaaataataaatttgtgttgtgttaagtcagtttttaaaaataaaaaaataagttgaattTCTAATGGAAACATGAAATTGAACAAGTGGGGGACTTTTTATAATGAATGGTAGTTGAAGAAAAACATCAGGTAAAGTTTATCTGAATCTCCTGAAAAACACTTCCAGTATTAGCAGGTATATAAAGGTAATATATTTCAGCTGTTCAAGAGATGCTCTACCTCATACAAAACATATTAAGCAAAACTGTGCAGTAGGAAATTACTCAATACAATTACTTGCATAACTTTAGTTGACACGTTTCAATGGTTCCTAAAATATGTGGTTGTTAAAGAAGGGATGAGTAGTGAATAAAGGATTGTtgactgatttttccttttttttttgccataaaagggagaaaaagattagagaaaaaaagatgaatgagaagataaaactaaacataatcaCAATAGAAAAGTGATAATCAAGAGGAAAAACAACTGACTGTCTTAGAAAGCAGAATAggtacttaaaagaaaataagagtatAGAAATTCTAGAGAAATACCCAGAGGAGACAGAGAATGAGAGAGGTAGAAAGACTGAAAGTGGGCAGATCCAGAGGAGAAcaaccttgtttccctgaaaataagacctagccagaccatcagctctaatgtgtcttctggagcaaaaattaatataagacccagtcttattttaatataagatcgcatataataaatataatgtaatataatatagtactgggtcttatattaatttttgctccaaaagacgcgttagaactgatggtttggctaggtcttatttttggggaagcagaatagttttaggagagaaaaaaagtgaaatgagaagaaaaatgaaaatgggtgAATACAAAAGAGAGTaggggaaaatataaatatactcgTATATAAGATTGATATTCCTAAGCAATTATTATGGAAACAAATCAATGTTTTTATGATTCCTTTTCTATTGGAGGTAACGGGTTTATGTGGTTAAAAAGCACAAGGATATAACTCCTCAAAATGATCATCATCCTTTTATAATTACTTTGACATATTaattatttagtcatttattaaCCATATAGAGCAGACCAATCAGTGAATGTAAGAAAGGACAAAATCAGCCCCCTGTGTGTTGTGTAGCACTGTATTTCTGCACCTCCCTTTCTAGCTCTCTGATTTTCACTTttaatgaatacaaaaataaaattttggtcTTTATGAGATTTACATTatcttaccttttaaaaaatgtatcaagtaattgttcacaaattattttctgttgtgaGAAGAGAACAATTATAGTTAAAATAGGCAAACAAGACTTTGCATCTACCTTTGAGAAAAGTGTATGTGTGAAGTGATTTTAAATCTATGAATCCTATGAGTATGATGGTATTGTAAAATATCAtcaatatatggaaatataaatgtCACATATAGATGTAAATTCTAAGGGTCCTTAATGAGCATCATGATTTTCACTGGCCATTAGTACTGGAGACTCGTCTGCCTTAGTTACCATGTTTGTTCCACGACCTCCTAGTTCTTTTTACATGGATTCAATCTTACATCGCTGGCTATTTCCTCAACATTTGGAAACTTATCAGAGAAAAAAGATTTCCTTCCAGGTCATGAATCACTTCTATTTGTCTTCCACAACAATACTCATTCCTCCATGTTTTCCTGGTCACtgaaatatatttacacatttttcaaaCAACAGCTATTTTCCTACAAAGCAGAAATTGTAAGGGATGGGGTGGGTACTATTATACTCTATTTGTGAGAGTGTAAAGGAAATCAAACTGTCTGGTTTTGGGTGTAAAGGAAATCAAACTGTCTGCTTCTACTTGTTACAACTTTGACCCGGTTACCATATTTCTCTTGACtagtgtcctcatttgtaaaagggaGATCACAAGAGTGTCTACTCATAATTTCTTGTCTCTTTCAGAATCTCCTGAGTTCTTCCTAGACTTTTCTTCCTTGCTTTGCATCCGTCAGCTATTGCTCtctaataatttcaaaatctcaGTGGTACACAACAATAAGCATGTATTTCTCACTGGAAGTTTGCAGGGCAGCTGGGGCAGCTCTACTTCAGGCTATGATGGCTAGGACAGCTCTGCCACACAACATAGCTGGCTAGCCAGAGCATGTTCTTGTCACGACAATCACAGAAGCCCAAGAGGGTGAGAGAGAATGTGTGAAGCTTCTAGGCTCGGACATAGCACAATGATGTTTCCACCCATATTTCATTGGCCAATGAAAGTCACATGGATGAGCCAAAGCCCAGGGTCAGGGAAGTACCCTCAGCCTCTCCTGAGGCTGTACAGATAGTGTAGATTCAGGGTAGGGTGAAAAATTGGGGTGAACAATTCAATCTACAATATTGTCATCATTTTTAACTCTATTGGTGAAATTGCTACCCAAGTCCCATTTGCTCTCATTCAACTCATCTgagtttctgtttagttttctttctctcttaacaGAATACCTAAAAAACCTTTTTATATCGGCCCCAGGAACCAACTCATTTTGGTAACATAGAGCTTCCCACTTATACTCTGAAACTCCTTTCTCCTGGATATTTCCACTCACACatgagttctttttcttctctacagcatttgcattaaatatttcatttccttggaTGTAGCCAAGATAACACCCCGAATTCATAATGTGTTTCAGgaacatggcttttttttttttttttaaatgaaaattggaaGTTGTTGTGTATATTCCCAGAAGAGTAGAGGCTAGTTTATAGTAGGAGAGCTCTTGTGGATGAGTATCTCCTCGCATATCTCATAGGGGCTGATGTGGAATAATCTGGATTCAAATGATCAAGTCTTGGAGGGATTAGCCAGTCTTggaaccaatttttaaaatagggctTTGCCATATTCCAGTCCCAAACAGCATAATTTGTAGAGGGGAATATAATCAGAATAGACTGTCAATAAAACATTAGCCCTTCCCTTAGATCCTTAGAATTTCATAAATCTCATACCCAGAGTTTTAAactggggttggggggatgggctAAGAAGTACGAGAATCGGGAGCATATGCTACAGGAATTAGGGAtgtatttcacagaaaaggaacatGACAAAAACAGTCAGAAGAGgcaatttccttcctctttctaaTCTTGGCTCCAGTGTCCCCAGCAGAATCTCTTCAATGTCTTGCATTTCATTGCTCCCATTAGATTGGAGACAACATGTGGCTCTTGACAGCTCTGCTCCTTTGGGGTAAGTTGGGCTTAGAGGGGGTAACTAGAAGGGTACATGCACTGGCTGTGCGGACTCAGGATTTTTTTGACTTCCTTTAGTATACTAAGCTAACACTCATGAGCATGGAGACAACTGTATCTGTGCGTTCATGATTTATTGGTGTTGACTACAGCAAAAGGATGGGAAAGGAGATTCTGAGAAAGGAGACCATCAGCTTAAAAGCATCCTTTCAAAATAAAGCCCCATCAATAACCATCTGTAGGCTATTAGGAACCACTGGTGTCTGATTTTGGGAAAGGGGGTAGAGAGAAGCTAAAGAGACCTAAGCTGGCCCCTCAGAGTCTATATTAATTCTGTCTCCCTAATTCTCCCTTCTTTGTCACCTACTGATGAACTAATGTCTCTGTTGTTTGGTCTCTTACAGTTCCCGTTGGTGGGCAAATGGGTGAGTACTGTCTAACTTcacttctcctcctctggcacaTTCCTGCTTTCAAAAGATAGGTTCCATTATCCTGAAGAAGAGAATATGGGGAGAGGATAGAAAGGAGAaagatttataaattatgtaaagtcCATATATTCAGAGTATGCGTTTGATAAAATCCTGGTTTTTAAAGTTTCTAGGATTTCCTAAATAAGCCCTGACCTCTGGACTAAAtgcctatacacacacacacacacacacacacacacacacacacacacacacacacgagttctgacaattaagttcgcgaccttttttgcaatgatgttgctaacttttttgatatcagagggattattcattatggatttttattaactggacaaacagttaaccaagtttactatttggaagagctgaaaaggctgtgtgaaaaagttagacgacctgaactcttcgccaacaattcacagctcttgcatcacgacaatacacgcctctgtctgtgagggagtttttagccagtaaacgaaaactgtattgcaacacccttCCTACTtcatctggccctcaatgacttctttctttacccgaagataaaggaaatattgaaaggaagatattttgatgacattcaggacatcaagggtaataaatacgacgacagctctgatggccatttcagagaaagagttccaaaattgctttgaagggtggactaggcactggtgttggtgcatagcttcccaaggggagtacttcgaaggtgaccatagtgatattcagcaatgaggtatgtagcactttttctaggatgtgtttgcgaactttattgtcagacctcgtgcttgtgtgtgtgtgtgtgtgaaatagtGGGAAAAGGCCAGAATTGCAAATGCACAGAAGTAGCTCTAAGGCTTTTTCAACATCCCCCAAATTAGTCCCCTTTAGGAGAAagctgagttttttgtttgttttttttcatcctCAGAGAGAATCAAGCAGGAACTGGAAGCTTCAAAGTGAGGAATTTGGATATTGGTTACCAATGCAGACGCTAATTAAGACCTGAGATTACCCCTCAGCGTTAGGATAGCACAGAGGATAAGAAAATCACCTCCAATCTATTTGCCCCAGTTTAAAGCCCTGCTTCATTGCTTACCAACAGTGAGAACTAAATTGGTCATTTAATTCTCGGGAACGCAAAATCCCTAACACTCAGATGTAATAACATGAACAGCTCTCTGCATTAAGGTCTGGACATTCTTCATGACTGACTTTTGTAGGTTCTCacttgcctatttttaaatctaatctatatatacatttttttccccttgtgctATCCACAAAACCTTACCAATTGCTCAGAGCCTTCCTTTTTAATCCACTTTTTGTCCACCCCCAACAAAGCAGACCCCCCAAAAGCAGTGATCACCTTGCAACCTCCATGGGTCAATATATTCCAAATGGAAAGTGTAACCTTCTGGTGTGAAGGACCCCGCCTGCCTGAGGACAACTCTACACAGTGGTTGGTCAATGGTACAGCCATTCGCACCTTGACCCCCAGCTATAGGATCGCTTCTGCCAGTTTCAGTGACACTGGTGAATACAGGTGCCAGACAGGCCTCTCAATGGCAAGTGACCCCGTACAGCTGGAAATCCACAAAGGTAAATATAGCATGGAGCAGGAGGGCTGGAAATCATGAGGTCTTCCTGTATGTTTGCTCCTTTCTGGATGTCGCATGTGTCTTTGTTGATTTATCTGAATATGAGTCTCAGCTCTATGTATCTGCCAAGTGAAATTAAGTCAAGATACTCAAAACATCACATTAGAGTCCTTAAACTGGGTCCCCAAAGCACCCCAAATGGAGTCGCTGTGAATAGGGTATCTAGAGTAAAACTCAGACCCTAAGATTTTATCATTATTCAAAATATCTAGTTTTGTTGAAAAAAGTTATGCCTGCCCATAGTTAATAAGACTAATTTGGAGAAATGCGCAATGATGGACAATAAaatctccttcccaccccaccccctaatCCCACCGTCACTtgccacaaaaacaaaactgttaataacataaactttcttttttaatacttaaaataccTTGGAGGTCTGTTTATATCAAGCGACATCTACCTTGAACTTTCAAATATCTGCCGTATGGCTGTGCAATAATTGATTTAACCAGTCTCCCTATTAGTAAACTTATGGTGTGTTTAcattctttgcttttataaacaatgctgtaataaacatctTTATACATATCATCTGGGATGCATTTCATAGTATATTTGTACGATCATATTCTGGATCATATTCTGGATATGGAATCACTATGAGactttaagcattttaaagtttgatgaatagaagcagaaaaataccCCACCATTCACTTAAGTCTGCAAGACGTTTCTACTTACCAAGAGATGGAAACTACTCTTTAGGGCAAAATGTTTCATTATTGAGGACAAATCATTCAAATGGGTTATTTAGTTATTCGAAAGCAATAAGTTAAACTGCTATGTAATCGATAATGCAAAAGTTAATCTATGCTGGAGGCAGAATTAGATTTATGTGGACTAGGTTGCTTTTGAAGGAAATGTGTTTTAGCTGAAGGATGTGGAGAATGTCAGAGGAAATGCTACGCATTTCTCACGAGATTTTACGTAATTCCAGCAGAAGTCCTTCCTGGTTCAAATGGCAAATAATGAACTCGGCCTGGGAAGAGGTCGTTTTTTGTTGCCTCTAGAACCCCCGGCATTGGTGACTTATTAAGAATAATATCTTTCACATTATTTTCTACATTATATTGTATATGACATTATTACATTATGTCAACAAAAGTGTGCTGCCACCAATCCAATCCCAACAGGAGTCCCCAATCTGCAGTGTGATAAAAAGATAAACTTTATTCAGATCACAGTTTACAAATAGGATAAGACACAGCCTCCAGAGGACACTGAAAATGTGCTCCCCTGAGACAAAGGGGAGGTCCACTTTTATAAAGTTCCCACTCTGGCCCCTGATTGGTCATTTCTATGCAAATGAAGAATCCAAACTTATAGTCTGATTGGTCCAAgtagcactgtcctgattggtcagttATTCGTCCTGATTGGTCATTATGGAGGGCCTCTGATTAGTCAGTAAAGATGCAAATGAGCACATTGCCCAGTTGGAAAGGGCAGCTCTCAGGCCATTGGTTAAAAGAATTCCAGGAACCTATATAAGGGGGTTCAGCTGGCACAGTGCAGGAGGCTGGCAGTTCAGTCTGTGTACAAGATTACTTTTCTTCCCAGGAAAGCTAAAGCTATTTGAGGAATGGGGAACAGGCCTCAGATTCAGCAGAGCTCCAGGTTGGAATGTGAGGAGAAATAGATAAAGCCCCACGGGTTCAGCTTTGGCCTCCTTGTACCTCTGCCACTGTATACCTACATTTTGGGTCCACATTTTCCAGATTGGGTACTACTCCAGGTCTCCAGCAGAGTCGTCACCGAAGGAAAACCTCTGGCCTTGAGGTGTCATGGATGGAATAATAACAAGCTGTCCAATATGTTTTTCTACCAAAACCGCAAGATCTTTAAGTTTTCTTCTTGGGATTCTGAATTCACCATTCTGAGAACCAATATGAATCACAATGGCATCTATCACTGCTCAAGCCAGATACAGAATTATTTCATATCAGCAGGAGTGTCGATCACCATAAAAGGTATTGTATCTGAGTAGTTATAGAACTATAGTTTTAAGGACCAGCAGAACCATCAGAAATCATCGCTTTGACttgtaaataaggaaactgagctcCAGGGAGTTAAACTGCCTTACTGAAAGCCATGCGATGACCTGGGGTCTTCTGAGGAAACCCCAAGAATACCTGTTTGCTGGAAGTGGGGAAAATTATGTCTTATGGATGCATTCTCTAGGGGCAGGTTCCCGAAGGGGGGGGTGGCTATATCTTCTGCAGAAAGAACGTTGACTCTGAAGCAGGCAactctcaacttttttttttttttcagagctaTTTCCAGCCCCAGTGCTGAAAGCATCCTCTTCATTCCCCCTCCTAGAGGGGGATCCGGTTAACCTGAGCTGTGAGACCAAGTTGTCCTCACAGAGCCCTGAGGTACAGCTCTACTACTCCTTCTACGTGGGCAATGAGACCCTGATGAATAGAACCACATCTTCTGAATACCAGATACTCACTGCTAAAAGAGACGATCCTCGGTTATATAGGTGTGAGGCCGTTACAGAAGATGGAACTATCATCAGGCAAAGCCCTGAGTTGAAGCTTCAAGTGCGTGGTGAGTGAGAATGATGGGAACTGACTGGCCCAAGAGTAGTTGCTCCCTTTTCTCTTATGGAACTGAGGTCTGTTCCAGAGATTTCTTGGGCCAGCCAGGAAAAACCTATGAACAGACCTTTCCACTCTTGATTAAAAACTTTACTATTCTCCACGTAAACAtcaatttcctttccttcctctatttatttccttccttttctccttccttcttttcttctatattttcttttttttctgtccttttaaatCAGttgttactgctttttttttttttaaattgaagtttattggggtgacaattgttagtacaattacatagatttcaggtgtataattctcttctatattttctattctctttccctcctccctctcctttcttcactccctccctctccccttctcactCACCTGCAATCGAATCAACAATATATTGAGTTCCTCCCATCTATTGTCATAGGTATTGGGATATAAAGACAGTAGGGTGCAGTTCTTACTTCAAGGAGCTCGCATGGTAGATTGCTATGATGGGGATTTTGTGGATTGCACATAAGTATCTGCCTAAGTGTCTATATCTGGCTGAGGTGGAGGGATGGTGAGCTCCAGAACAAAGACTCTTTGGGAAAAAAGTTTATCTTCAATCCAAATTCATTTCAAGCATTAAGTGGCATCAAAATGGCAGTTGTCTCTGAAACTAGGGAGTAAGTCTCCTGACAGAGTCCTGGCACTTAAACTCTTATGAGGAGACTGCCTCTTGTCCATAGGCCACATTGTTCAGCTGGAGCCCCCTCCAACTCCTCCCTGTCCCCTGAAATTACGGTGTCTCCATTGGGGACAGGCATATCAGGTCTTAGCCAACCTTCTCTTCCAAACATAACTGTCTTAGTCCTCTGCTTTCTAAAAAGCACATCttctctttgtcattttctttttcaggtctTCAGTCACCAGCTCACATCTGGTTTCATGTCGCTTTCTCTCTGGCAACGGGAATCATATTTTTGGTGAACAATGTTTTCTGTGTGATAATACACAAGGAACTTCAAAAAAAGGAGAAGTGGAATTTAGAAATCCCTATGGACTCTGGTCAGGGAAAGAAGGCAACTTCTTACCTTTAAAAAGATCGATATTTAGAAGAAGAGCTGAAATGTCAGGAACAAGAAGAACGGCTGCAAGAAAAGACACAGCAGAAGCCCCAGGGGGCAGGGCAGCAGCTCAGTGGGTGCCCACAGGTCTGGACAGGCGCTTCCCCTTCCTCTCCGTGTAAGCGTTGGGGCACAAACATCCAAAAGCTGAAAGATGCTGGAACTGTGAGTCCCATGACATTTGACTAACTCttaaataaagcaaattaatGAGTTGACTTCAATGGAGATAAACTTGGAAATGTAGTGGGTAGGGACGATTTGATATGAGACCCACTCTACAGCAATTAAAAGCTTGGAAGTCAAGTCTGACCTGATTATCCTATTAGGTAGTTTGAGCGATAATATAATGCtgaggacagggtgaaaaggtaagtgtgtgcatgtgtacaagAGATtaagaggcagagagacagaatgagaaacagagaaagaggatATGAGGGAGACAAGAGGCAATAGTACAGACCAAAAAGTAAGAAATGTAACTTACAAATGACATGTGAGAGACTTTGAGAATGAGAGCTCATACCTGTGTGGTGCTGAGGATGGTTACTTCACAGCTTTTCTCCTTTAGTGCACTTGCAGGGGATGTGTCCATACATCTTTCAGAGATACAAGGGTAACTCACAATAAGAAATGGATGcattatttttgtcctttcatTTGAGGCTTTCTCAAGCCCTCTCTGTGTTGAGACACCAGGGGTCCTGTTTGTCTGTCCCAGTCCCCTGCCCGTGTAAAGGCAGAATATCACTGCTGCTTTCCTTAATAAATGAAACCCAGATCTCCAAGCATGGCATTGTAAGGAGAAGCTTCAAGTGGGGAGGGGCAACGATACCACAAAGCTCCATCTTGTAATTCCAGATTTACTTTATCTTTCTGATTTTCTGGATGACTACAAAGTAGCTTCAAGATAACCCTTCTCTCCCACTTGGGCTCCAGTTTGGAGACAAAATATTTCCCTGCTACTCCATAAGACAGCtgagagaaaactgaaatatgtGAATGCGACTTTACTAaaggttagaaaaaaatgaaaaaggtataAACAATCCTAGCAACGTGAATTAGAgattacttgattttttaaaaaatgtagcttATCTGCCAAACAAGGACACTTCCCTGCCGAGCCTGTGTTCTGGCTCCACATGGCAGGGCCTACTTTGAACACTCACCACCTAGAAAAACCCTCAAGCAACTTAGACCTGAAATAGATGGAAGCATCTATGGGCAGGGAGAATGCCCTTCTCCCCCCCCACCTTCAGAAAAATGTACAATAATTACCATTTCAATTGAAGTACAACAACTCCAACATTTGTATTAAAGGACATGGTCTGAGGAATGGCAGGAACTTCATCGATTGCACATAATACTTGGTCTTGTGGACTGGGGCAACGGGGAAATGGGAGCTGCAGGGATGAGGCCCAAAGACTCTCTGTAGAGGTACCGTCCAGAGAGGACTCTAGCCTGAGGAATTGGGAACTGTAGCAGGACGTGACATTGAACGCGGAGGAGAGAGCTCTGCCACCCTCACAAGGTGGAGAATTCCAAGGGCTCCCTGGAGCAGAACGTGGGTGACAGACAGGATATAGACAGAGCACTAATGATCTGGGTGGAATGGACCCAGTCATTGCTAAAGCATCATGAAgtgcttcctccctccccactctccatCCTCAGGCATGGAATCCTATACCGCGTGGTATGTAACCAGGACACCAACTTCACATTGAAGAAAGTGCAGGAGTGGGCCATTGCCCTAGGACCCACAGTCAGATCACGTACTATACCACCCAGAAGCTGCTGTTTGGCCTCGTAAAGAGCTGGACAGCCTCCTGAAGGAAGAACTGGAAGATGCAGCTGAGATGCCATTCTCCAGAATGCCATATATTCACTGTGTCCTAGTAAGAAGAATATATGGGTCCAGGAACCAAGAAGTGGAAGAGTAATTCCATTTACTATT
Proteins encoded:
- the FCGR1A gene encoding high affinity immunoglobulin gamma Fc receptor I isoform X1, which translates into the protein MWLLTALLLWVPVGGQMADPPKAVITLQPPWVNIFQMESVTFWCEGPRLPEDNSTQWLVNGTAIRTLTPSYRIASASFSDTGEYRCQTGLSMASDPVQLEIHKDWVLLQVSSRVVTEGKPLALRCHGWNNNKLSNMFFYQNRKIFKFSSWDSEFTILRTNMNHNGIYHCSSQIQNYFISAGVSITIKELFPAPVLKASSSFPLLEGDPVNLSCETKLSSQSPEVQLYYSFYVGNETLMNRTTSSEYQILTAKRDDPRLYRCEAVTEDGTIIRQSPELKLQVRGLQSPAHIWFHVAFSLATGIIFLVNNVFCVIIHKELQKKEKWNLEIPMDSGQGKKATSYL
- the FCGR1A gene encoding high affinity immunoglobulin gamma Fc receptor I isoform X2 yields the protein MWLLTALLLWVPVGGQMDPPKAVITLQPPWVNIFQMESVTFWCEGPRLPEDNSTQWLVNGTAIRTLTPSYRIASASFSDTGEYRCQTGLSMASDPVQLEIHKDWVLLQVSSRVVTEGKPLALRCHGWNNNKLSNMFFYQNRKIFKFSSWDSEFTILRTNMNHNGIYHCSSQIQNYFISAGVSITIKELFPAPVLKASSSFPLLEGDPVNLSCETKLSSQSPEVQLYYSFYVGNETLMNRTTSSEYQILTAKRDDPRLYRCEAVTEDGTIIRQSPELKLQVRGLQSPAHIWFHVAFSLATGIIFLVNNVFCVIIHKELQKKEKWNLEIPMDSGQGKKATSYL